ACTTCATTGTGCTGGACGGCCTGCACCCGACGCTGGCCGGGCTGGATGGCCCCCAGGCGCTGGCGACCCACGTGTTCGCCAGCCACGGGCATGAGACACTAGCGGAAGTCCGCACGGGCGGCACGTGCCGCGTGCAGCACGGCGTGCATCGAGATCAGGCCGATGCCGGCCGGTTGTTCGCCGAGGCGCGCGCCCGGCTGCTGGCGGACTGACGCGCCGCCGGCCCGTCCTCGTTACAAAAGCCTCAGAGACACAAAGCCCCCACGATGTCCTCCTCCTTCCGCACCGATACTCCCGCCTTCACGCTGCATCGCGGCACGCGCCCGCTGCTGGTGTCGATGCCGCACGTCGGCACCCACGTACCCGCCGGGCTGGCCGCGCGCCTGACGCCCGAGGCCCGCACCGTGCCCGACACCGACTGGCACATGGACCGCCTGTACGACTTTGCCCGCGACCTGGGCGCGTCGATCCTGATGGCCACGCATTCGCGCTACGTCGTCGACCTGAACCGCCCGCCCGACAACGCCAACCTGTACCCCGGCCAGGACACCACGGGCCTGTGCCCGGTGGACACGTTCGACAAGACGCCGGTCTACGCCGACGGCGCGCCCGGCCCCGACGACGCCGAGATCGCGCTGCGCCGCGACGCGATCTGGCATCCGTACCACAACGCGCTGCAGGCCGAACTGCAGCGCCTGCGCGACGCCCACGGCACGATCGCGCTCTGGGACGCCCACTCGATCCGCTCGGTGCTGCCGCGCTTCTTCGAAGGCAAGCTGACCGACTTCAACCTGGGCACCGCCGACGGCAAGAGCTGCGACCCCGAACTGGCCGCCAGCCTGTTCGACATCGCCAGCGCCGTGCCCAACCATACGGCGGCGCTGAACGGCCGCTTCAAGGGCGGCTACATCACGCGCCAGTACGGCAACCCGGCCGCCGGCGTGCACGCCATTCAACTGGAGCAGACGCAATCGTCGTACATGGAAGAGGTCTACCCGTTCGCGTACGACGAAGCCAGGGCCGCCAACATCCGCCCGGCCATCCGGCAGATGCTGGAGACGGTGCTGGCGTTCGTCGAGGCGCGCTGAGCCGGCGGCCTACTTCTTGGTCACGTTCTTGTCGGCCTTGCTGCCGGTGGCCTGGTTGTACCGCTCGACGTAGTCCTCGAACAGCTTGCGGATCGACTTGCCGATCTTGGCGTAGTCGGACTCGTTGAGGTTGGCTAGCGACACGCGCCCCGACGGGTGGCGCGTGCCGAAGCCGCGGCCCGGCAGCAGCACCACGCCGGCTTCCTCGGCCAGGCGGAACAGCAGTTCGGTGGGTTCGGTCGACGACAGCACCCATTTCACGAACTCGGGCCCCAGCGCCTTGCCGCCGAGCTGTTCGATGTCGAGCAGCGTGTAGTAATCCACCACGTTCGGATCGGCCGCATCCTCGGGGGCGATGCCGATCTCCCTGAACAGCGCGGCCTTGCGGCTGCGGATCAGCCGCTTCATCGCCTGCTTGTAGGCGTCCGGCGTGTCCATGAGCGAGAACAGCGAGAACAGCACCATCTGCACCTGCTGCGGCGTGGACAGCCCCGCCGTGTGGTTCAGCGCCACGGTGCGGCTGTCGGCCACGATGCGGTCGATGAACTTGAGCGTGTCCGGCGTGGTCGTGATCGAGTTGTAGCGCTTGTGCAGCCCCTTGCGCTGGTCCTCGGGCAGCTTGGCCAGCTTCTCGTCGAAGATGTTGTCGCGGTGGGTGGCGATCACGCCCAGCCGCCAGCCCGTGGCGCCAAAGTACTTCGAGAACGAGTAGACCAGGATTGTGTTGCGCGGGCAGAGCGCGAACAGCGAGACGAAGTCGTCGGCAAAGGTGCCGTAGACGTCGTCGGTCAGGATGATCAGGTCGGGCCGCTCCTCGATGATCGACGCCAGGTATTCCAGGCTCTCGTCGCTCATCCGCACGGACGGCGGGTTGCTCGGGTTGACCAGGAAGAACGCCTTGACGCTGGGGTCGCGCAGCTTGTCCAGCTCCTGGTTCGAGTACTGCCAGCGCGACTCGGGGTCGGCGTCGATCGACAGCTCCACGAGCTGGTAGTCGTTCAGCTCCGGGATCTCGATGTACGGCGTGAAGATCGGCATGCCCAGCGCGATCTTGTCGCCGGCCTTGAGCATGTGGTTCTCGCGCATCGAGTTGAACAGGTAGGTCATGGCCGCCGTGCCGCCTTCCACGGCGAACAGGTCGAACTCGCCGATGAACGGGTGCTTGCCGATCATCTCCCTGCGGATGTACTGGCCGACGATCACCTCGCTCAGCTTGAGCATGCGGTCCGGCACCGGGTAGTTGCAGGCCAGGATGCCCTCGCACATCTCGTACAGGAAGTCGGCGGCGCTCAGGCCGAGCTGGTCTCGCACGTACGACACCGCGCCGGCCAGGAACTTCACGCCCGGTACTTCCTGGTTCTCGCGCGCGAACAGGTCGAAGCGTTCCTCGATGCCGTCGCGGCGCGGAAATCCGCCCACGCCCTCGGGCATGTACTGGAACGAGCGCTCCGACTCGCGCATCGCAAACAGGCCAAGCTGCCAGAAGCCGTGGCGCGGCACGGTGGCCAGGAAGTTCGGGTTGCCACGGCCCGCGTTCAGCATCAGGCGGTTGGCATCGCTGCTGGCCAGCTTGATCAGTTCGTCCTTCAGTTCGAACGGCGACAGGCTGGACAGCGTGGACAGGTCCGGTTTGCTCATGGCATTGCTCCTTTCGGGAATCCGTGTTCGATGAGGCATCGGGAAACGGCCATCAGACAAAGCCGACGACCAGGGGGCCAAGCAGCGTCAGCAGGACGTTGGCCAGGGCATAGGTAATGGCGAACGGCACGGTCGGCACGGGGCTTTCGGCCTTGTCGAGGATGCCGCCGAAGGCCGGGTTGGCACTGCGCGAGCCCGACAGCGCGCCGGCCAGCAGCGCGGCGTTGTCGTACTTGAGCACGTAGCGGCCGAAGAACATCGTCAGGAACAGCGGCAGCAGCGTGACCACGGCGCCCAGCAGGAAGATGGTCACGCCGCTGTGGCGCAGCGTGTCCACGGCCTGCAGGCCGGAGTTGATGCCGACGATGGCCACGAACGCGGCCAGGCCAAAGTCCTTCAGCAACTGGCAGGCCGCCGTGGGCATGGCGCCGTACATCGGGTGCTTGGACCGCGCCCAGCCGAACACCAGCCCGGACAGCAGCGCGCCGCCGCCGGCGCCCAGCGTGAGCGGGATCGACCCGATCCGCACCACCAGCAGGCCGATCAGCAGCCCCACCAGCACGCCGGCGCCGAAGTAGACGAAGTCGGTCTTCTCGCTGGGCACCAGTTCATAGCCGGCGCGCTCGGCGGCGCGCTTGGTGTCGGCCGGGGTGCCGTAGAACGTGATGATGTCGCCGTGCTGGAGCTTCAGGTCGGGCAGGATCGGCAGCGGATGGTCGTAGCGCTCGATCCGCTCGAGGTACACGCCGTGGCGCATCTCGCGGCTTACGTTGGCCACGATCTCGCCCAGCGGCTTGTTGTTGAGCCCCTTGCGCGTAAAGACCGCGCGGCGCGTCTGCATCACCATGCCCATGCCGTCGGCGTCGGCCACCTCGTCGCCAATCACCAGGGCGGTCGGCACCATGGCGTCGCGGCGGCCCACCAGCAGCACGATGTCGCCGGCCTCCAGCACGGTGTCCTGGCCAAACTCGATCACCTTGCCGGCGCGCTGCACCTTCTCCACGGTGATCAGGTCCTCGCCGCCCACCTCGATGTCCTTGACCGTCTTGCCGGCCGCCGCGGTCACGCGGAACAGCCGCCCCACCAGCCGCGGCAGTGCGCCGAACTGGCCCGGCCCGAACTGCGGCAGGCCGCCGTGCATGGCCGCTTCCACCTTCTTGGCGTCGGTCTTCAGGTCCGCCTTCATGAAGCGCGGCAGGATGTTGACGCAGACGATGATGGCGCCCAGCGACCCGAACACGTAGGTCACCGCATAGCCGATGGCCACGTTGGCCTGCAGGATCTTGACCTGGTCGGGCGGCAGGCCGAGCTTGGTGATGGCGTCGCCGGCCGTGCCGATGATGGCCGACTGCGTCATGCCGCCGGCCGCCAGCCCCGCCGCGATGCCCTTGTCCAGGTTGAAGATCTTGGCCAGCACCACGACCGTGACAAGCCCCGCCAGGGCCATGAACACGGCCATGGCGATCTCGCGCAGCGAATTGCGGTTCAGCGAGTTGAAGAACTGCGGGCCGCTCTCGTAGCCCACGGCGTAGATGAAGACCGCGAACATCACGGCCTTGACGCCGTTGTCGATCTCCACGCCCACCTGGCTGATGATCACGGCCGCCAGCAGCGACCCGGCCACCCCGCCAAGCTGGAACTTGCCGAACGTGATCTTGCCGATCGCGTAGCCGATGGCCAGCGACAGGAACAGCGCCGACTCGGGCGATTTCTGAAAGATGGTGTGCAACCAGTCCATGGAAACTCCTCTGCGAAACAAAGGCTGAAGGGGCGCGGACCGGCGAGCGCTGCGGCAGCCCGCCCGGCCTGCGGGGCACAGCTACTTCGGCACCGTGGCGAGGGCGCCGGCCATGGCGACGGCAACCGGGCCGAGCAAATGGCAGCAGGACATTGGAGATGGCGTAGGGAATCGTGTAGCCGCCTTGCGGAAGCTCCGCAGGCGTGAGGCATTATCGGTACGCCGCGCCGTGGCGCGTACTGAAAGCTTTTGGTGACGCGTATTAAACGCGTTCAGAAAACAGGGGGGATGAGCGGGGAAGGGAGGGGGCGCCGGCCACGCGACGGTGGCCGGGCGGGGGGCGGCGGGCGCGTTACTTGCCGCTGTTGAGCCGGTCCTGGATGTGCTTGGCGCGGGCCTCGGAGCCCGGGTGCGAGCTGAGCATGCTCGACTTGCCGCCATCGAGCTTGGCCAGCTTCTGGAACGCCGTGACCAGCGCCTGGCGGTTGGCGCCGTTCTTGGTCAGCAGGTCGAACGAGTAGTCGTCGGCCTCGCTTTCCTGACGTTGCGAGAACTGCGCATTGACGAAGGTCTCGCCCAGCTCGCCGATCTGCGACGACGACAGCGCGGTGAGCGTGGCGTTGCCGGTGGACCCCAGCAGCCCGCGCGCGGCGGCCGTGGTGTAGGCCACCTGCATGGCGCGCTTGGTATGGCCCAGCGCCACGTGGCCGATCTCGTGGCCCAGCACGCCGCGCACCTCGTCGTCGGTCATCATGTCCATCAGCCCGCTGTACACGCGCACGCAGCCGTTGGCCATGGCCCAGGCGTTGACGTCCTTGGTCATGTAGACCTTGGCGTCCAGCGGCAGCCCGGTGTTCTTGAGCCCGCTCATGACGTTGACCAGCCGCTTGGCATAGGTGCTGTCGGCCGGGGCCACCTGGTTCTTCTTGTCCATCTCGGCGCAGGACTGGTCGGAAAGCTGCTTGACGTTGGCGTCGGTCAGCGACGCCGCCGAAAACAGGCTGCCGCCGGCCTGGGTCAGGCTGTCCATGTTGGCACCAGCGCAGCCGGCCAGCAGCGCCGCGCAACCTAAGGCCGCGGCAGTAGCAGTAAGGCGATTCATCTTCGGTTCCCTGAAAGCAAGTCGTTGTTGTGACGGAGGCGCTGCGTGAAGGATAAGCATCGACGGGCGCGCGGGCCAGTGGTTTATGTCTGACAAGGCAGGGGCTGCACGGGGATGCGGACGTGCGGCATCGCGAAGGCTGCGGGACGGCGGGGGCGTTACGGTGGCCAGGACGGCCGCGGCGCGCCGGATGGCGCGTGAGGTGGTGCCCGGGGTCGGACTCGAACCGACACGCCTTGCGGCGGGGGATTTTGAGTCCCCTGCGTCTACCTGTTTCACCACCCGGGCATGGGCTGGGCGATGGCCTGGACTGCCCATCGCGCGCTGATGAATCGCGGATTATGCCGGAATTCACCGGGCCGGACAACCGCGCGCCGGGCCGCGCCTAGCGTCCGCGCCGGGCGTTGGTGGTGCGGCTGCGGTCGTAGAAGCCGGGCGGCTTGCGGGCGATCCAGCGGATGAAGTCGGCCATGGCCGGGTGGGTGCGCAGCGCGTCCCAGTCGTGCCACGTGGTGGCCAGTTCGGCCTCGGTGAAGACCGAGTGGATCTTCTGATGGCAGACCCGGTGCATGGCCACCACGGCCCGGCCGCCCCGGCTGCGTGGGACGGGATGGTGCAGGTCGGTGCTGGCGTCGTCGAGCAGCGGCCGGCCGCACAGCGGGCACGTGGCGGCGGCCGGGGCGGGCGCGACATCGGGCGGGCCCGGTTGCGAAACCTTGCCGGCGCGCAGCCGGCGCTTGACGACCATGCGGGGGTCCGGTGAAAACGGGGGGGTCTGGCAGTTGCGGTAGGATAGCGCGCAACCGCCCCACGCGGTGCCGCACCGAATCCACCCGGAGCCGAGAGCCATGTCCGCCCAGCCGACCCTCGATGCCACGCCCGCCGCCAGCCTTGCCAGCCTGGCGGCGTTGCCGTCCCAGGACCCCGCGTTCTACGCCAAGGCGTACAACAATCGCGCCAATGTGCCGGACAATGCCATGCACATGGCCCGCTGGGCGGCGGATTCGGCACTGGCGCGGGCCGGCATGGTCACGTACTTCGAGAACCTGAACTACGGCGATACCGATTCGCCACTTGCCGCCACCGAGACGCTCGACTACTTCCCGGCCGCGCTGCGCGACGACGACGCGCCGCCGCTGCTGGTGTTCCTGCACGGCGGCTACTTCCGCGCGCTGGACAAGCACGACCACAGCTTCGTCGCCAACGTGCCCACGCGGCGCGGGGTGTCGGTGGCCGTGGTCAACTACGCGCTGTGCCCGGCCGTGAGCGTGGAAACCATCGTCTGGCAGGTGATGCAGTCGGTGGCGTGGCTGTACCGCGAGGCCGACCGGCTGGGCCACGATCGCAACCGGATCTTCCTGGCCGGCCATTCGGTGGGCGGGCACCTTGTGACGATGCTGATGGCGGCGCTCTGGCCGCAGTTCGGCGGTGACCTTCCGGTGGACCTGATCAAGGGCGGCCTGTCGATCAGCGGGATCTACGACCTGGAACCGCTGCGCCGCGCCGATTTCCTGCAGGCCGACCTGCAACTGACCGAGGCCGAAGTGGCGCGCCTGTCGCCGGCGTTCATGGCGCCGGCCACGGCCGCGCCGCTGATCACGGCGGTCGGGGCGCTGGAATCGAGCGAGTACCACCGCCAGCACGCGCTGATCCGCGCTGCGTGGCCGGCCAACGTGCGCGAGGACATCGTGCTGGCCGGCCGCCACCATTTCAATGTGATGGACGACCTGATGCGCGACGACAGCGCGCTGTCGCGCGCGCTGCTGGGGATGATCGCCGGGGTCTGAGCCGGCGGCATCGTCCTAGGGCTTGATTTCCAGCACCTTCAGCAGCGACGACGTATCGTCCTTGCCCCAGCCCTGGGCCATCAGCGTATCCAGCTGGGCGGCCGTGGCGCGCATGGCGGGCAGGTCCAGGCCGATCTCGCCGGCGATGTCGGCGGCCAGCCCGAAGTCCTTGGCATGCAGCCGCGATTCGATGCCGGCGCCAAAGTCGCGCGCCACCATCTTCGGTCCCATCATGTCCAGCATGCGGCTGCCGGCAAAGCCGGTCGACAGCGCCTGGAACACCTTGCCGGTATCCACGCCCTGGGCGCCCGCAAAGCGCATGGCCTCGGCGATCCCCTCGATGTTCACCACCTGCGCGATCTGGTTGCAGAGCTTGGCCACCTGGCCGGCGCCGTGGTCGCCGATATGGGTGATGGTCTTGCCGATGCATGCCAGCAGCGGGCGTACCCGCTCCAGGTGCTCGGCCTTGCCGCCGACCATGATCGTCAGCGTGCCGGCCTGCGCGCCCATCGTGCCACCCGAGACCGGGCAGTCGAGCGCCGCGATGCCGCGCGCGGCCAGCGCCTGGGCAATCTCGCGCGTGACGATGGGCGAGATCGTGCTGTGGTCGACGCAGATCGTGCCCGGCGCGGCGCCTTCGATCACGCCGTCGCGGCCCAGCAGCACCTCACGGACATCCTCGGACGAGGTGACGTTGGTGAACACCACCTCGGCGCCGCGTGCGGCCTCGGCCGGCGTGAAGAACGGTTCGGCGCCCAGCGCGCGCG
This sequence is a window from Cupriavidus pauculus. Protein-coding genes within it:
- the hutG gene encoding N-formylglutamate deformylase, which gives rise to MSSSFRTDTPAFTLHRGTRPLLVSMPHVGTHVPAGLAARLTPEARTVPDTDWHMDRLYDFARDLGASILMATHSRYVVDLNRPPDNANLYPGQDTTGLCPVDTFDKTPVYADGAPGPDDAEIALRRDAIWHPYHNALQAELQRLRDAHGTIALWDAHSIRSVLPRFFEGKLTDFNLGTADGKSCDPELAASLFDIASAVPNHTAALNGRFKGGYITRQYGNPAAGVHAIQLEQTQSSYMEEVYPFAYDEARAANIRPAIRQMLETVLAFVEAR
- a CDS encoding bifunctional aspartate transaminase/aspartate 4-decarboxylase, which encodes MSKPDLSTLSSLSPFELKDELIKLASSDANRLMLNAGRGNPNFLATVPRHGFWQLGLFAMRESERSFQYMPEGVGGFPRRDGIEERFDLFARENQEVPGVKFLAGAVSYVRDQLGLSAADFLYEMCEGILACNYPVPDRMLKLSEVIVGQYIRREMIGKHPFIGEFDLFAVEGGTAAMTYLFNSMRENHMLKAGDKIALGMPIFTPYIEIPELNDYQLVELSIDADPESRWQYSNQELDKLRDPSVKAFFLVNPSNPPSVRMSDESLEYLASIIEERPDLIILTDDVYGTFADDFVSLFALCPRNTILVYSFSKYFGATGWRLGVIATHRDNIFDEKLAKLPEDQRKGLHKRYNSITTTPDTLKFIDRIVADSRTVALNHTAGLSTPQQVQMVLFSLFSLMDTPDAYKQAMKRLIRSRKAALFREIGIAPEDAADPNVVDYYTLLDIEQLGGKALGPEFVKWVLSSTEPTELLFRLAEEAGVVLLPGRGFGTRHPSGRVSLANLNESDYAKIGKSIRKLFEDYVERYNQATGSKADKNVTKK
- the aspT gene encoding aspartate-alanine antiporter — protein: MDWLHTIFQKSPESALFLSLAIGYAIGKITFGKFQLGGVAGSLLAAVIISQVGVEIDNGVKAVMFAVFIYAVGYESGPQFFNSLNRNSLREIAMAVFMALAGLVTVVVLAKIFNLDKGIAAGLAAGGMTQSAIIGTAGDAITKLGLPPDQVKILQANVAIGYAVTYVFGSLGAIIVCVNILPRFMKADLKTDAKKVEAAMHGGLPQFGPGQFGALPRLVGRLFRVTAAAGKTVKDIEVGGEDLITVEKVQRAGKVIEFGQDTVLEAGDIVLLVGRRDAMVPTALVIGDEVADADGMGMVMQTRRAVFTRKGLNNKPLGEIVANVSREMRHGVYLERIERYDHPLPILPDLKLQHGDIITFYGTPADTKRAAERAGYELVPSEKTDFVYFGAGVLVGLLIGLLVVRIGSIPLTLGAGGGALLSGLVFGWARSKHPMYGAMPTAACQLLKDFGLAAFVAIVGINSGLQAVDTLRHSGVTIFLLGAVVTLLPLFLTMFFGRYVLKYDNAALLAGALSGSRSANPAFGGILDKAESPVPTVPFAITYALANVLLTLLGPLVVGFV
- a CDS encoding M48 family metallopeptidase, with the protein product MNRLTATAAALGCAALLAGCAGANMDSLTQAGGSLFSAASLTDANVKQLSDQSCAEMDKKNQVAPADSTYAKRLVNVMSGLKNTGLPLDAKVYMTKDVNAWAMANGCVRVYSGLMDMMTDDEVRGVLGHEIGHVALGHTKRAMQVAYTTAAARGLLGSTGNATLTALSSSQIGELGETFVNAQFSQRQESEADDYSFDLLTKNGANRQALVTAFQKLAKLDGGKSSMLSSHPGSEARAKHIQDRLNSGK
- a CDS encoding HNH endonuclease, yielding MVVKRRLRAGKVSQPGPPDVAPAPAAATCPLCGRPLLDDASTDLHHPVPRSRGGRAVVAMHRVCHQKIHSVFTEAELATTWHDWDALRTHPAMADFIRWIARKPPGFYDRSRTTNARRGR
- a CDS encoding alpha/beta hydrolase, which encodes MSAQPTLDATPAASLASLAALPSQDPAFYAKAYNNRANVPDNAMHMARWAADSALARAGMVTYFENLNYGDTDSPLAATETLDYFPAALRDDDAPPLLVFLHGGYFRALDKHDHSFVANVPTRRGVSVAVVNYALCPAVSVETIVWQVMQSVAWLYREADRLGHDRNRIFLAGHSVGGHLVTMLMAALWPQFGGDLPVDLIKGGLSISGIYDLEPLRRADFLQADLQLTEAEVARLSPAFMAPATAAPLITAVGALESSEYHRQHALIRAAWPANVREDIVLAGRHHFNVMDDLMRDDSALSRALLGMIAGV
- a CDS encoding NAD(P)-dependent oxidoreductase, which encodes MTTVAFIGLGAMGAPMAGHLIRAGHTVRAFVRRPEAADAARALGAEPFFTPAEAARGAEVVFTNVTSSEDVREVLLGRDGVIEGAAPGTICVDHSTISPIVTREIAQALAARGIAALDCPVSGGTMGAQAGTLTIMVGGKAEHLERVRPLLACIGKTITHIGDHGAGQVAKLCNQIAQVVNIEGIAEAMRFAGAQGVDTGKVFQALSTGFAGSRMLDMMGPKMVARDFGAGIESRLHAKDFGLAADIAGEIGLDLPAMRATAAQLDTLMAQGWGKDDTSSLLKVLEIKP